The stretch of DNA TTCCGTCTTCGCCAATCACCACAACGGCACGAGCCAGCAATCCGGCCAAAGGCCCATCAACCATTTCCACCCCGTAATTCTTGGAGAACTCGGGAGAACGGAATGCGGAAGCCGCAATAACATGATCAATACCTTCCGTCGTACAGAAACGGGCCTGCGCAAACGGCAGGTCTTTGGATATAGCCACGACCACCGTATTTTCAAGACGAGAAGCCATTTCGTTAAATTTACGTACCGATGTAGCACATACCGAAGTATCCAGACTCGGAAAAATATTCAGTACGATGCGTTTCCCTTTCAGGTCGTGACAATAAAGTTCGCTTAAGTCCGAACGGGTCAATTTAAAACAAGGAGCTTCGCTTCCTGTGGACGGTAATGTCCCGTATGTATGAACAGGAGTACCCTTAAATTTTATTGTTTCCATAATTTATTGATTTTGAATGTTATTTATTTTCTTTAATTTTCAATTTTTCTAAAACTCCCGACAATGTATTTCCTATCCCGGGACTATACCCTATCACAACTTCCGAAACAATACCGCCCGGAGTTACGATAAAGAAAGACGGATATCCGGTGACTCCGTACCGCCCGGCCACCGAAGATGCTCCGCAAAGAATATTCTCACCTCCCGGTTGCTGTGAAACGGCATCGCCAAAACTACCCGGATCGGTTTCGCAGAAAAGTACGGCGGACTGCAATTCCGGCCGGAACCTTTCGATTACGGGTTGCAGCTCGGCCCATTCGGTCTTACTGGCCTCCCCGCTCGTATCCAGGAACAAAAGAATTACCGGCCTCTCCGACTCTTCCCTCAACGAAAACCAGCGCGTATCGTCATATACCGGAAGTGAAAAAACAGGAGCCCGTTTTCCTCTGAGGGATTCGGCCCTATATGAACTTTCCCGATACCGGCCCATGATATCTCCATATTGCTGTAACAACATGGATTCATCAAAGAAACCGGTATCGAAAAGAGGAGCTGTATCATGACTGGTATAACGTACCGTAACCGTCTGTGAACCCAGATGGCCGGGATTGTTTTCAACTTCCCGGTAAACCGGTAAACCGCTGTTCTTATCAAATGCAAACAACATATTTCTCAATGTTTCACCGTTCAGGGTTTCCGTCACTTTCACCGCATTACAGCTTATGCCCGAAACGATCGTATCGGGATACCATTTTACAGAGGCCCGGTCATTCTGTAAAAAACCCTTTAGCTGCTTTCCTATCTCCATGGGCAAAAGCTCAAAGAACATACCCTGTTTCTGTACCCCCGGAAATACCCTGCCACCGGATCGTCGGCCCATAAAAGGTTCGGGATGCTCGTCAAAATGATATTCCCTGAACTTGTCATATTCGAAACGGTACAGGTTTCCGGTGTAATATAAGATAAATCCGGGGATTTCTACCGTATCTTTTTTTCCTGCAAAACGAAAAAAGTAATCATAACCGCACAGGGTATCGGACGGACTCTTCCGGCTTGACATCTCTACTTCATATTCCACCTCTTCATCGGTCATAGGCAAAGTCACGATAAAGTGTAAACCGCCTTTATAACTCTGTATCTTCATCAGATTAGAAAGTAACGTATCCGGAACCGTACCGGCTGAGACTATGAATTGTAACGGGATGATCGCGATTATGAAAAGGAGCCGTTTCATTGTGACGTAATTAAATGTGTTGTATGTTATAACAATCTACCATCCTTTTTTGTTCCGCCCAAAATAAAAAATCCCCGAATAACTCGGGGATTTTTTATTTATTTTATTAAATCCTTATACAGATAACCACCGGGATGATTCTTCCGGCTGAATCCCCCGGACAGAACAATATTTGAGCCGTTGTTCTTCGTCTATTTTTCCTATATGGAAATACCGGGACCGGGGATGTGCAATCATAATTCCCGAAACAGATGAGGCCGGATGCATGGCGCCATTCTCCGTCAGCGATATATCCACACGGCTGTAATCCAATATCCGGTCAAAAAGGAAAGACAGAGAATGATCCGGCAACGAAGGATATCCCATAGCAGGACGAATACCGTCGTAATGTTCTTTC from Barnesiella propionica encodes:
- the tpx gene encoding thiol peroxidase, which encodes METIKFKGTPVHTYGTLPSTGSEAPCFKLTRSDLSELYCHDLKGKRIVLNIFPSLDTSVCATSVRKFNEMASRLENTVVVAISKDLPFAQARFCTTEGIDHVIAASAFRSPEFSKNYGVEMVDGPLAGLLARAVVVIGEDGKIIYEELVPEITHEPDYDAVMKALK
- a CDS encoding thioredoxin domain-containing protein, whose translation is MKRLLFIIAIIPLQFIVSAGTVPDTLLSNLMKIQSYKGGLHFIVTLPMTDEEVEYEVEMSSRKSPSDTLCGYDYFFRFAGKKDTVEIPGFILYYTGNLYRFEYDKFREYHFDEHPEPFMGRRSGGRVFPGVQKQGMFFELLPMEIGKQLKGFLQNDRASVKWYPDTIVSGISCNAVKVTETLNGETLRNMLFAFDKNSGLPVYREVENNPGHLGSQTVTVRYTSHDTAPLFDTGFFDESMLLQQYGDIMGRYRESSYRAESLRGKRAPVFSLPVYDDTRWFSLREESERPVILLFLDTSGEASKTEWAELQPVIERFRPELQSAVLFCETDPGSFGDAVSQQPGGENILCGASSVAGRYGVTGYPSFFIVTPGGIVSEVVIGYSPGIGNTLSGVLEKLKIKENK